One segment of Primulina tabacum isolate GXHZ01 chromosome 14, ASM2559414v2, whole genome shotgun sequence DNA contains the following:
- the LOC142525356 gene encoding pleckstrin homology domain-containing protein 1, which produces MASLWRAAMGYAQAEEDYGGVEYWSNPERAGWLTKQGEYIKTWRRRWFVLKQGKLFWFKESTVTRASRPRGVIPVAACLTVKGAEDVLNRQFAFELSTRSETMYFIADAEKEKEDWINSIGRSIVQHSRSVTDNEVLDYDSRK; this is translated from the coding sequence ATGGCGAGCCTATGGCGAGCTGCGATGGGATACGCTCAGGCGGAGGAAGACTACGGCGGCGTAGAGTACTGGTCCAATCCCGAACGCGCAGGCTGGCTCACCAAGCAAGGTGAGTACATCAAGACGTGGCGCCGCCGCTGGTTCGTCTTGAAACAAGGAAAACTCTTCTGGTTCAAGGAATCTACCGTTACCCGCGCATCCAGGCCACGCGGCGTCATTCCGGTCGCCGCCTGCCTCACCGTCAAGGGCGCAGAGGATGTCCTCAATCGGCAGTTTGCCTTTGAGCTGTCGACGAGGAGCGAGACGATGTATTTTATCGCAGATGCGGAGAAGGAGAAGGAGGACTGGATCAATTCGATTGGTCGATCGATTGTTCAGCATTCGAGGTCTGTTACTGATAATGAAGTTCTTGATTATGATAGCCGGAAATAA